A window of Rhododendron vialii isolate Sample 1 chromosome 11a, ASM3025357v1 genomic DNA:
AATGTAACTTATAgctttgtctttcttttttggattgCAAATTGTCTCATGTCCTTAAGAATAGCAATCCGACTACTTTACAAAATGATGATGACTCATTGAGATGTTTCCATATATCTTGGTCACGCATTTACGCTGTAGTACATGTCATCTCTAAATGTTACAATGCACCGCATAGGACCTATGTTACCAGAGAACGCTATTACCCTAGCAAATTACTTTGGTTATGAACTTTCCAAAACATGGTACACTACCGTTCAGCGATCCAAAGCGATCCCACAATTTTTCCCCAAATTGCTAGCTTACTATGGTAAAGATCAAGGGAATTTGGAATTTCAGTGAGAGAAAATGTTAAAATTTCATTATGCTCCTAGAACTGTTTTTTGTATGAATATAATTTGACAAATAATACTTAGTTTCTCTAGATGTCTTTTGCTTGGAAGAGTTGGTTCTTAGTTTTGTCATCCATGGAAGCCTACCCCTAGCGTACCACAATTTAAGCATGTGGCGTACCCCATTCCTGTTCCCGTTCCTCATACCGATACGATTCGCGTTCCATGTAACATAGCCTAGGACACTCGAGTGAGAGTTTGAGGTAAGCGTGTCCCTCATCTGATGATGCAGGGGACAGGGCCTACACTTTTAGTTGTAAACATTCACCTTTATTTTGTAGCCCAGATCATGATTCAAGTTTATGGTTAAACGTCATAAAACTCACATTATGCATGGAATATCTATGACACATTGTAAACAGCATTTAACTGCACAGAATAAGAAATATATAGAGTATATGTTTTCTGTTTCCGTATCCTTGAGATGGAAATTAGATAAATTTGACACTTATTGTGTACCTGAACCCAACACATGAGTTCATGTAAGATAGCTTTTAAGAATATATATACTTGTCCTAGGTAGAAGTAGAACTGATGTGTCATGCGTGTTATTTTTTCCAGGAAATTAAGCGCAGGGAAGATGCTGTTGCCAGTGGTAAGCCATGAGATTAAGTCCAAGTGATGTTCATATCTTTGAGAGTAGTTTTGTTTGCTTTCCTGGATGGTGGTTTTTGCTAATTTGAGTCTTCCTACATTGCATTTCAGCTGGTGTCCCCGTAGATGATAAGAACTGGCCTCCATTTTTTCCAATCATTCATCATGACATAGCCAATGAAATCCCTGTACATGTTCAGAGGTTGCAGTATTCGGCTTTTGCAAGTTGGTTAGGTATGGGATCATTGAGCTCTTTAGATTGGTGCATTTGTCACTTGGACTAAGTTTCTTCCCAATTTAAATTAATCTGAGATAATTCCACATTGGGAGTGATTGACAATGGCAAAATTTTCAGCACATTAGCATCCTGTTAGTTATTGTACATGTCTTGTCCAATACAGAATTTGTATCCTGGAAATCCTTGATCTTTGCTAACTTAAATGCCTTCTTCATTCtgcattttttgttatatattaGCATTCTGTTTGTTGGTTATTATGAAGAGTTGTGCAATCCACGCTTCCCTGGAAATCCTTTGCAGCATAAATGTTTTCTGCCTTTTGCATCAGCTACCACAATAAACACGCAGATTATTGAACTCTATATTGTCAGTTTGTTTAGTAGATTATGTCTTCATtctggattattttttttcctattttgttCTTTCCGTTACTTCATTTTGGTATGTCAGCTCTGAGGCTGGATCATTCAAATTTGGATGATAAGCTTTGGTAAAAAGACTTCTGTAgtattatataatatatataaattcGTCTTGTTCCATTCTTGCCCCTTCCATGAATTAATTTTCTCCCTTTTCACAAATTGCCATTGCAGGTATAGTTCTTTGCCTTGTATTTAATGTTGTTGCTGTGACAGTATGTTGGATAAGAGGTGGAGGTAAGGTTTTTAATGTTTGATTTCGTATAGAGTTTAAGCATCTAAAAAATATTGACATGATACAATATAGAGCTTTTGAGTTATGAAATGGTTTCACTATCTCCAGGTGTAAAAATCTTTTTCCTGGCAACGATCTATGCTCTACTCGGATGCCCCTTATCATATGTTCTATGGTATAGGCCACTTTATCGTGCAATGAGGTATTCAACTGTGCcttcttttggtttttcattCTCTGACTTCACCTATGCCACTTCTGGAGGTTCCAAATTCATATgtactttgttctttatttgtaAAGGGGGCTGTGGGCGGCTTTCTTTACGATTGAAATTCATCCATGCTAAAAAGTGGTAGACTGGCAGGTGCCCCCTGCCCGTAACCCCTCAAACTGGAAGGGGCTCCAATGGATGCAGTTCTAAGTATTGAAACTTATAGCATTTATAAAATATCATATGGTATTATGGTGTATCAATATGGGAGCTTATGGATAGCTACATGATGATTAACTTGTTGAAAGGTTTTTATATTTTGATACAACACAAAAGTTCTGGACAGAGTGCTGATAGATGTAGAATGTGACTCTGTTTCCACACTGCAGGACGGACAGTGCACTAAAGTTTGGCTGGTTTTTCATGTTCTACATGGTGAGTCTGGTCATGGACTGTGATAGTTTACCGCTTCTTGGAGTTtgacttttgtttctttgtgttTGACATAACTGGAATTTGCAGCTTcacattattttttgcatatttgCGGCTATTGCTCCTCCTATCGTCTTCCACGGGCAGTCATTGACGTAAGTTCTATTGACTTAAGTTTTTGAGTTTAAGGAACTAATTTCTTAGGAGGTGATCTGAtagcattttatttttcagtttaaGCATTCATGTTGATTCATTGTGATATTTTTGTTGCAATTTAGCTGGGAATGTTTCCTGCTTAGTTTTTCAAGTTCATCATCAGAACTCTAGGCAGTTCTACACGTGTCTTTAATGTCTTGTGGTGTATCATTGTTTAATTAACAAATAACATGACAGATGAGACAGCAATTTTATGGTCACTGTATTTGAAATTCCTTTctaaaagagaaagggaaacaTCCTTGTTCGACTCTTGGTTTATTTCATACTGTGTTTTTTCTTCGTCGCTCGTCAGGAACTGAATTGTAGGTGTAGCTGAACAAGATctaataatctcaatttttctGATTCTTTAAAGGTGTTAGTCGTCAGTTTTATCATGATAGTTTGTAACTTTGTCAAAACTTACCCAATACAAAAGATTTCTACTATGAAACCTTTTCTGCTTTTTACCAAATTAAGAGTGCTTTGGACCTTTTACATATGCCTTCTGGTTATTCTGTACTTATGGTTCCTTAGTTCCTACCAATGTTGATGGGTTAAGGGGTAAGGGCCCATAGCCCCATACTCTTTAAGATTCAGGTTGTAGGCGTATGCCATAAACTGCTCCTAGTCCTGAACTCTTGATTCTTCAGTCATTTTGGGTTCTTCAAGAAGGCGTCATAGTACTTTAATGTTCAGAGACTGTCGGTGATTGAGCTCTGTAGCCAACCCAGTGCATCGATTTAGACACTGAATTTATCTTGCTTTACAAATTTTTTAGTCTTGGTGAACAAAAAACtagaataaaattttgttggttGGAAATACAAACGGGAATGCTTTTGGGATTAATTCTTCAGTATTATACTCATTCTGCAGCTTTAATAATTACTTGTATCAAGAATATGAGATTTTGTTGCTTACTCGTGTCCTTTGATATTTTTAAGTAATCCATTGCTCTCTCCTTTTCCAATCTCAGGGGAATTCTTGCTGCAATTAATGCCTTCTCTGACCATATTTTGGTGGGGGTAAGTTATATTATGAGCCTGATAACATtcgctttttctttttaatacaGTTATGATGTATGTGCTCATGCTCATGCAACTTATTATTTTCTTGCACTTGGATCTTTTTCGGAGTGATATGGTTATGGCAGATGGTAGCACTAAGTGTAGGAGTGTATCCAAATTGACTTTGGAGGTGGTAGTTTGAGGAGACCTAGGTTTCTTGGATATCACGGAATACAAAACCCTCGACAGTACTCAATGGAGACaatggattcatgtagccaatcTCAATTGATTAgaacttaaggctcggtttgtttTGGATCTGTTGTAGAAGCCATTTTCCCCCCTTTTGAATGGCTACCTCTTGTTGCCCCCTTTCTAACACGTCTGTCTATTCATGCAACCTTTTGTAATGCTGGACAACATCTAAGCCAACATGACTTGATTTCATGTATTATTGTGCTTAGAATGCCTTAAACGATGTAAGGAATTAAGGTCatacgtgtttttctttttgcttttcttgCTACGACTTCTGGTATTTATTGTATGGATACAGGTACAACTAATGTAACTTTGTTTTCTTGCAGATTTTCTACTTGGTCGGATTTGCCCTGTTTTGCTTGGAGTCACTTTTAAGCTTGTGGGTTCTTCAGGTTAGCTACAGAAAACTTGAAATATCCTTTCAGTTGTAAAACTCTTAGCTATGTGCACATtgtgatttatttaattttcctccattgtgATAGTAATGAATCATCTAAGAATTCCAAGAATTCATAGATAGGACTGCCCTAGTCTTTCTGACAACAATATCTTATGGTACCTATTAGGGGATATTTGTGTATTAGTGAGTGAGGGTAACTTAGTCTTAGGTTGTCTTCCACTttcaaaaaaagtatttttttttttcaaacgaaggtaatttcaaagtcaaatataatgaaaatgaaaattattttttcaatttttttttgcaccgtttaaaagatcttaatgagatctatcaaacaagatctatattggtaggaaaattatttgcggaAACACATGATTTTggagcttaaaattaccttctttttctaaaagttctttttccaAGAAACCGAAACACCCCCTTAGTCATTTTGTATCTTGTTCTCATACACTATATATATCAATAATATGTGTGTTAGGTTAATTAACACACTAAACACTGTTCTTTTCTCTCAAACACCATGGTGTGAGAGCCAAATCCTAAGCTTTATCCACCACCCTCGTCGATGCCGTCACGATCCATGCCACCATAGCCCTCGTTGACTATGGTCGCTGCAAACCCTAGCCACCACCCCAACGTCATGACTCGTGATGCATACAGTGGATTCATTCTCTCTTCGGCTACCAAAAATTAGTTTAAGAATATGCTTATTAATTCGAAGTTcattaaaccaaaccaaaccgagccttatgtcccaatcacttggggtcgtcTACATAAATCCTTTTCCTCTATTAATTCGAAGTTCATTAAACAGGAAAAAATATTACGTAAAGTTTATCTAACCATGAAGGTAAAATCATTGGTGTGTACAGAAATAAGTTGGTGTGATATGTTTCCACGTTTGAGTTATTGGTTTGTATAGTTGATTACTTAAACTCTCTCTTGTTCTGTTTTGCAGAAAGTTTACATGTACTTCCGTGGTAACAAGTGATGCGTGAACCTGGGTAGTGTTCCATTCAGATGTTTGGTGTTACCATTTGTTGAGCTCTTCAGCATATTCCTTCCATCCTCCATTGTCATCCTTTCATCACTGAGGTAGTTGATTGCCTTTGAGAGAGTGATTGACGTGGTATATatattgttcttttttcatgTTACATTCgaagaatatttttttgttcaacCATTGAAGGACCTTGTGTGTTCTCATTTGTTAGGTTCGCTTCATGCTTACTAGTTTTGTTGCTTTCTTTCAACACACCATTGGTACAAAATATTATTGGCCGCAATTGATCACGGCATTAATGGATTCCTTGATATAAGAATTTTGTTACTTTATTCCCTCGTATTTGTGAATGTCTGATCTTCAAAACATGTCTTTGGGCACCTTACTCATATTTCTGATTGGTTGTAAATGATGGTCCTTCCATCCATATAACTGCCAGCATAATATACCAGGAAGGGTTAGCCGCGGATTAAACAAAATGCTGAGTTTGGACACGCGGTTAGCATGTTGGTGTGAATTTTCCTTGGAAAATCTACGAATTTGAAAAATCGTTCACTTTGACAAGGCTTATTGAGGATTACCATTTGTTGGATCTTTTTGTTTTAAGTTCTGCTTTGAAGAAATCGGTTATAGGACCTATCTACTCTTTCCTTGGAGAAGTAAACAGTTGTATATTTTTGTCCTCAACCATCCCTCTTACATTAATGGGCTTCATGCTGGTTGCAGCCTAATATGCTTGTCTACAGTTCTTCTAGTCTAAAATTTAATCCCGAATTTACGGGATAAAGGTTATAGCTATGGAAATGTTTTTAATTAGGACCCCTGCAAGTGGGTGATAGAATTGGTTCTCCAGGATTAGTTcaggtgcgcgtaagctagtCCGGACACCTGAgctatcaaacaaaaaatgaagccATGGAAATGTTTGGCTATGAGATTTATATGGGTTTGGTTAAGAAAAGTAGTTTCTTTCCATCGATCATCTTCTATTGCCTTCTGGGAAATACTAGTGTTGAGGAAGTACCATAAAAGAAAATGTGCTGAGAAGTATGTTGGTAATGGAAACGAAAGGCGTCTGGATCCTTTCATGTTAGAGGACATCATGAGATCTTCTCCTGAGCAGTGCGTGCCTCTGCTTGAGATCTCTCCCATTTAGCCAATCAACGGTTCCGATTGCAATTTCATTGAATGAACTAAACATCGCGTCGGTTTGAGCCTCGggcagaaaaggaaaaaccccAAAACAGGATGAGCTTCCACACAATTTCATGAACTCTCAGTTTAAACATTATGGAATTCACATTCTTCAATCAATCAAGAATAAGTAACCCAAATTAGGTTTACTTCCTCATTAGTCATTACCATTGTTTTATTCCTAAACCTTTAGAGAGATCAAGACCGAGTCACCCAAATACTGATATATGTGATATATGAATTCCATGACAAATGATGAAGAGAGACTTTGCGGCCCATTCATTTCGGATATGATACTTTTCACTTGTACTTATTTACTTATTATTACTCGtaattgtcagaaacctcaagggaggtcagtgaaatttaccctattATTAAACAATCCAATTTTACtggatttttctttctttctcaggCTATTAATTAAGGCTTGAAGTGATATAGATTTGGTGTgtctatatgtatgtatatatctataACTTGCTTGGGAAAAAGTTGTAGGTAAAGAGGGGCAAATTTGAATTTCAATCTATACATACTCTTCCATGGGACAATCCACATTCCTCAGTCAAAAGAAAGACAAGATTACACACTCTTGTGTACTGGTTCACTTTTTCTATCTCCAGAGGGAAGCTATTTCCTTATCATTAGTATAATCTAGCAACCAACAAAACCACAAATAAAGTGGTAAATCTTCACTGAGGCTGTTCCAAAAACACAAATGGAAAATAGAGTGTAAATTTGATGTTGTGGGGTTATCCATCCTTCCATTCATCAACGGGTGAATGAGCATGTCCTGATCTATCCTTTCTCCCATGAGAGCTAACAGTGAAATGAACAACTCGGGCACTTTGATACCTAAGTAAGTAAAAAATAGGTATAGAGACTCGAGATTACAACATACTTTCAGGTTCCATCTTGTAGCTAGCAGCTTGGCCTCTTAGCTAGCATCTTGTGCCTGGCTCATGTCGTCATAACAGCTTTGTAGTTGTGACGTCATGATGACATTGCCGAGTGCCATGTTGGCAGTCACCATGTGGTTGAGCCGTGCCACCTTGGCATCCACATGGTGCCAACTAGAACAGATGTGCATGGTGGACTGCGTTTGATCCAGTAGAATTCGGCCCAATAGCCCATAACCACGGACTAGGCTCAGTTCCCCTAGCCCAGCCTTGCGCGTGGCTCCAGGCAAGCCCTGTCAAACGTCTGTCAGCCCATCAACCTGTGATGACATGGACCTATTCACTCGCTCGGTTCACGTACCCTTTATTCGGTCCACTACAGATATTCATACCAAAGTGCTGTTCGTTTCCCTCAGGTTTCTGTTTTGGAGATGGATGGCCAATTTGACAGATTAGATGAGCTGATTTGCGTTGAGAGCCATCTCAGTAAAATCTCCACCAATTTCTACGGTGAAGTCACTCAACAAATGTTTATATAGAGGTGGATTTGTGAAACAACAGTGGAAGATGGATCAGAGGTAGAAGAGATGCATTTTGTTGGGATCCTTGCATAACTACCATTCACAATGTGAAGGATCTTAATCACTTCTTTTTAGCAGTTGTTTCAAAATCCATCATGATAAAACTCCCGAGCTCAATGTCGAAATTCATATGTGGCCTATTAAATCTGATTTCAAGCTATTTTTACTGATAATGTCAGATCCCTTTGTTTGAAAGCTTCTCTCTCAAATGGAGTCCAGTCGTTTTCTCAGACGACTTAGCAGTAAACTCTAGAGAAGTTTAGGTACTAGACCTGCTAAGATACCTAGGCCAACGCACATTTGCAGCCATCTTAGCAAGTTCTCAACCATTTGCCaactagagaaaatctacatcacCGAGGGAAATCACAATGACCACACACTACAATTCACAGCAGCAGTATGAAGAAAAGGTAATAACAAAACAAGATGATGCATTTTCTACTGCCACATAACCATAATTGATAATTCAATTCAACAAGTTTTACCACTTTTCTCCTACATATGACAAATAAAACATTGATAATGAGGTTATTCTGCAGTTTTTCACATCATAACCGGGGAATCATACATTGAGCAGGCTTAATGGTTACTGTTGTGTACCGTTGTAGGAAGTATAATTGGTGTATACTGTTTGTACTTGTACTATTGGTGTGAAAGTCTAGGTAGCAGTAGGTGATGTATAATTGGTCTTTACTATTCAAGTAAAGACTATGTGTTAAAGTGTCGTACTAATAGCCTGATGTAAATAGTAAAGTTATATTATTGAAACTTTGTGTAATGATGTGTGGTGTAATATAAAGTGTAGTAGTGTTCTCCGGAAGACATGGCTCTGGTACCAAttttacagacacgaagtgggtacaaacactaagtaggttaggatcgtagaAAGAACACAAAAAGGAATTATAAGAACATAAGAGACTGGAATATTATTGCAAACACTGACTGGCTTTCTAACTTGATTTACAACAGTGGagaaccctccttttataggcataaggAGGGGACGTTTACATCATCACATATCATTACACAAAGTACCAATAATATAACTTTACTATTTACATCAGGCTATTAGTACGACACTTTAACACATAGTCTTTACTTGAATAGTAAAGACCAATTATACATCACCTACTACTACCTAGACTTTCACACCAATAGTACAAGTACAAACAGTATACACCAATTATACTTCCTACAACGGTACACAACAATAATCACCAATAATTTCACCCCCTCCAGAAAAGAGGAGAACACTACTACACTTTATATTAcaccacacaaaagagacaGCTGGTATGAGCACGTGATTATCACTGtggatcatctgaactactttcttcatctctgtcagtcaagtgatactaggtcaaaagatagcgaatattttggcgccattcttccggataagtatcattgaatttccagtttgcagttTCATAAtcgaggagagatgagggaacttttgcaggtgtcaatccattgagtgaacacagtgtttgagtcatgatcAGATAATTTCCATTGTGAGTCTGGATGTCCTGAGACTCTTGATATGCAGAGAGGattatagtgtgatactcctttcgccaagtgatagaaccatcaggattaggaagacatctgttgttgcgagttgtccaaaaagcaaattgaaaGTCTTCGTCTGGACCTGTGGGAACTTGTCTGATCTTTtgttgccagtagggtatgcttccaaaaagaaggagaaatttcaaaaagaaatcttctggaggttgaacttgattgaacgccgcatgagccagatagaccaagactgctgatttattaaaacagacacttatagtatacacatcgactaaataccacAAGAGaagataggcttcttttttgaaataaaagatattatggtaggacacttcaaactgggtgagaaaaggatagacaggatggaagggtaGACCTTTTTTGGGACCtttcatcaagaccatatttgaaaatacagagatgttgaaggttttgacacatttgaacacacctagaaagaagggttaactctaaaatatgacattgaaggtggacaggaaaattgactggatggaaacaggaaatcatggaaaaacaaccaggaacaaaggaatgtggttttgtttttgaaaactggttgatttcttttttgagccttgatagAAAATCatggaggacatttgtttttccttttatgtgaacagcatcaaaactccaattggaaaaccaatttgcccatctgagtaactgtgcttttgggaggtgcttctgtttaaacttgagcatgctgggaaaactcatcatatcaatctcaattaggaaatgatgaccgattagatgaaattcaaacttctcaatgctctttttaattgccagaatttctttgtaagtagagtgatAATGAAGCTCTGCTggaggaaaagatttattgttaggttTTGATATTCTctaaaatctcagcaaagtttcctggctcaaaaaaggtttgaaatacaaaaactacttgttaccctgaactacccaaccaaatctcttttccatagaaaatttttcctccatcaaagaagccataatccaaacttcctgtgctgaatcccattcccaattcctcaccaaatgcccaaacccactttggaaaaatccaaatttcttcatttctcttccctttaagaaaaatgaagacattaatCCCACCAAAGCCACCCATCATAGAATGAACctagaacactaccagcttgctcttcaagaactccagcaacttcaatcagaaggtttgattgagcccacaacctctcagtgggcaagtgaagcattttatgtcaacaaaagaacagagcagataagaggaaagtttcgcctggttatcaactaccaacctcttaatcattttctgcaGGATAACAAGTtgcctcttcctcggagaagtgttctttttgcaaacttgcctaaagctcaaattttctcaaagtttgacttgaaagcaggtttttggcagctgggcatccatccagatgatcgccctaaaactggtttttgcattccagatcaccacttccaatGGTTAGTCATGCCTTTcggattgaaaacagctccatccttatttcaaaaggccatgattcgggtatttgctcctattctatcctcagcccttgtctacattgatgatatcctatttttttcttcagatattgagtctcatgttgtcctactacaaattttccattccctagtccaaacccatggtatcatgctctcagagaaaaaaatgtttcttgctcaaccagaaattgattttttagggatgcatatctctaaaggtcaatatacccttcagcctcatatagcctcccaacttgatcatttttcagatgaaaatctcacagtcaaacaagttcaacagttccttggaattgttaactatatggctgattttattcccaacctggcccaataccgaactcctctctcagctctactaaagaaaacccctccttcTTGGTCAGCCTTTTGTACCAAAGCtataaaagacctcaaagccatagccaaaactcttcctccattaaccataccttcagatggaaagagagtccttcagacagatgcctctgatctatattggggaccagttcttttggaaaaaaacacatatcaaaagcgcagaatttgtggatacaagagtggcgcattctctccagcagagcTTCATTatcactctacttacaaagaaattctggcaatcaaaaggagcattgagaagtttgaatttcatctaatcggtcatcatttcctaattgagactgatatgatgagtttccccagcatgctcaagctcaaacagaagcacctcccaaaagcacagttactcagatgggcaaattagttttccaattggagttttgatgttattcacataaaaggaaaaacaaatgtcctccctgattttctgtcaaggctcaaaaaagaaatcaaccagttttcaaaaacaaaaccacattcctttgttcttggttgttttcccatgatttcctgtttccatccgGTCAATTTTCCTGTCCATCTCCAGTCTcatattttagagttaacccttctttttaggtgtgttcaaatgtgtcaaaaccttcaacatctctgtattttcaaatatggtcttgatgaaggtcccataaaaggtctacccttccatcctgtctatccttttTTCTCACCCAGTTTAAAGTGTCCTACCATAATGtcctttatttcaaaaaagaagcctatctcctcttgtggtatttagtcgatgtgtatactataagtgtctgttttaataaatcagcagtcttggtcTATTTGGCTCATGtggcgttcaatcaagttcaacctccagaagatttctttttgaaatttctcctgctttttggaagcataccctactggcaacagaagaggaagcataccctactggcaacaAAAGATCAGACAAGTTCCCACAGGTCCAGACGAAgacctccaatttgctttttggacaactcgcaacaacagatgtcttcctaatcctgatggttctatcacttggcgaaaggagtatcacactataatCCTCTCTGCATATTAG
This region includes:
- the LOC131307879 gene encoding secretory carrier-associated membrane protein 4 encodes the protein MNSRNDPNPFDEEQVNPFSNGSAAPGSKSRIPQMVAQTLGFGQKHDANVDIPLDTMNDGKKKEKDLATWEADLKRREREIKRREDAVASAGVPVDDKNWPPFFPIIHHDIANEIPVHVQRLQYSAFASWLGIVLCLVFNVVAVTVCWIRGGGVKIFFLATIYALLGCPLSYVLWYRPLYRAMRTDSALKFGWFFMFYMLHIIFCIFAAIAPPIVFHGQSLTGILAAINAFSDHILVGIFYLVGFALFCLESLLSLWVLQKVYMYFRGNK